From the genome of Terriglobales bacterium, one region includes:
- a CDS encoding zinc-binding dehydrogenase, whose translation MKAIRFHEFGGPEVLKYEDVPEPVLRKDHVLVRVKACALNHLDLWTRKGLPGVKLPHINGSDVAGVVEDFGEYVTGVQKGQRVILTPMVFCNHCEFCNSGQQSFCRQFAVRGNLVDGGNCEVVAVPQVEVIPIPDFLSFEEAASVPLVFLTAWHMLVARAQIKQGQWVLVLGGSSGVGTAAIQVAKLFHAKVIATAGDDKKLERARELGADYTIDHYKQKISDEVKRITEKRGVDIVFEHVGQATWQESMRSLRTGGTIVTCGATTGPEAKFDIRVLFAKQLSFLGSFMGTMGDLREALGHVFEGRLKPVVDRTFPLTEAAEAHRYLQNSQMFGKVVLLP comes from the coding sequence ATGAAAGCTATTCGTTTTCATGAATTTGGTGGTCCGGAAGTGTTGAAGTATGAGGACGTTCCGGAGCCAGTATTGCGGAAGGATCATGTGCTGGTCCGGGTGAAGGCCTGCGCATTGAATCACCTGGATCTGTGGACGAGAAAAGGCCTTCCCGGCGTGAAACTGCCGCATATCAACGGAAGCGATGTGGCTGGGGTGGTGGAAGACTTCGGAGAGTACGTTACCGGCGTGCAAAAAGGACAGCGCGTCATCCTGACGCCCATGGTCTTCTGCAATCACTGCGAGTTCTGCAATTCCGGGCAGCAGAGCTTCTGTCGGCAATTTGCGGTTCGCGGGAATTTGGTGGATGGCGGAAACTGCGAAGTTGTGGCGGTGCCTCAGGTGGAGGTCATTCCCATTCCGGACTTTCTAAGCTTTGAGGAGGCGGCGAGCGTGCCCCTTGTCTTCCTCACTGCCTGGCACATGCTGGTCGCGCGGGCGCAGATCAAACAGGGGCAATGGGTCCTCGTGCTCGGAGGCAGTTCAGGCGTGGGGACGGCGGCTATCCAGGTAGCGAAACTATTTCATGCAAAGGTAATTGCCACCGCGGGCGACGATAAGAAGCTCGAACGGGCAAGGGAACTAGGGGCCGATTACACAATCGATCACTACAAGCAGAAGATTTCCGACGAAGTGAAGCGGATCACCGAAAAGCGTGGTGTTGATATCGTGTTCGAACATGTGGGCCAGGCCACCTGGCAGGAGAGCATGAGGTCTCTGCGAACAGGCGGAACGATTGTGACGTGCGGCGCGACCACGGGTCCGGAGGCCAAGTTCGACATCCGCGTGCTCTTCGCGAAACAACTATCCTTCCTTGGTTCTTTCATGGGAACCATGGGTGACCTGCGCGAGGCACTGGGACACGTGTTCGAAGGCAGGCTGAAACCTGTGGTGGACCGCACATTCCCACTGACCGAGGCTGCGGAAGCACATCGGTATCTGCAGAATAGTCAGATGTTCGGGAAGGTGGTTCTACTCCCTTAG
- the lysA gene encoding diaminopimelate decarboxylase: MTKPLKPSASGRPPAFVYSGKKLLCEAVPVAQLAKRFGTPLYVYSSSTIRDRYLTFDGAFKGSPHTVCYSVKANSNLSILKLLASMGSGFDIVSGGELERVLRVDKKAAHRVVFSGVGKTQEEIDLALKTGILMFNIESEGEAELLGARASKLKKHARVALRVNPDVFAETHPYISTGLHKHKFGIPIADARQIYRKLAKMRYLDVAGISVHIGSQITSVDPFNAAMERLVELAVNLRRDGHDIRYIDCGGGLGIHYHGEHTDFAQTAQRYALAVIKPLSGLGIHLLLEPGRAIIGPCGALITRVLYRKRNGDKNFLVVDAGMNDLIRPSLYSAYHEIVPVELSSRKRETVDVVGPICETGDFFARDRELPVVGSGDLVALLDAGAYGMSISSNYNTRGRAAEVMVSGKQTKLVRRRETFDDQVRTESVR, from the coding sequence ATGACGAAACCCTTAAAACCTTCAGCATCTGGCCGTCCACCGGCGTTTGTTTATTCCGGAAAGAAGTTGCTTTGTGAAGCTGTGCCTGTCGCGCAACTTGCGAAACGATTTGGCACACCTCTCTACGTCTACTCCAGCTCCACCATCCGCGACCGATACCTGACTTTTGACGGGGCGTTCAAGGGTTCGCCTCATACCGTTTGTTATTCAGTGAAGGCCAACTCGAACCTGAGCATCCTGAAGCTGCTGGCAAGCATGGGGTCGGGGTTCGATATCGTGTCCGGCGGTGAGCTCGAGCGTGTACTTCGCGTGGACAAGAAAGCCGCGCATCGAGTGGTTTTCTCTGGGGTTGGAAAGACTCAGGAGGAAATCGACCTCGCACTCAAAACCGGCATCTTGATGTTCAACATCGAGAGTGAAGGAGAGGCGGAGTTGCTGGGCGCCCGCGCGTCCAAATTGAAAAAGCATGCCCGGGTCGCCTTGCGGGTCAATCCTGACGTTTTCGCGGAAACACACCCTTACATATCGACGGGGCTTCACAAGCACAAATTTGGAATCCCCATCGCAGACGCTCGCCAGATCTACCGCAAGTTGGCAAAAATGCGCTACCTGGATGTCGCCGGCATCAGTGTCCACATAGGATCGCAGATCACTTCCGTGGATCCCTTTAACGCAGCGATGGAGCGATTGGTCGAATTGGCGGTGAACCTCCGACGCGACGGTCACGATATTCGTTACATCGACTGCGGCGGCGGGCTTGGGATCCACTACCACGGAGAACATACGGACTTCGCACAGACGGCCCAGAGATATGCGCTCGCCGTGATCAAGCCGCTGTCGGGTCTCGGCATCCACCTGCTTCTGGAGCCAGGGCGAGCCATCATCGGTCCATGCGGAGCACTCATCACGCGTGTTCTGTATCGCAAGAGAAACGGTGACAAGAACTTTCTCGTGGTAGATGCGGGAATGAACGACCTGATTCGTCCATCTCTATATTCGGCGTACCATGAAATTGTTCCGGTAGAACTCAGCAGCAGAAAGCGTGAAACGGTAGATGTCGTCGGCCCTATCTGCGAAACCGGCGACTTCTTCGCACGTGATCGGGAACTGCCGGTAGTAGGGTCCGGTGATCTCGTCGCCCTTCTCGACGCCGGAGCTTATGGCATGTCGATCTCGTCCAACTACAACACACGCGGACGGGCGGCTGAAGTGATGGTAAGCGGCAAACAGACGAAACTCGTCCGGCGCAGAGAGACTTTTGACGATCAGGTACGGACCGAATCGGTGCGCTAA
- a CDS encoding GAF domain-containing protein translates to MNSTNKALGTTESVESFLLDVADVVNSSLDLDTILKRVAEIIRRVIDYEIFAILLVNEKTQDLRIRFSIGHTPETVERTRVKIGEGVTGQAVQRREPIVVNDVRRTSGYIEALPEVRSEVAIPLIIKNRVIGVIDIEASQPNYFTEEHARLLTVVASRIAIGIENARLYTRTSRQARTLLLLNEISRELTSILNVDELLRRVGELLTRIIDYQMFSILLVDATGEKLVHRFSIRFQESIHLKHDIPIGQGLVGHAALLKEPVLVPDVTNDPRYIKLNPETRSELAIPLIYKGKVLGVLDLEHTKKRFFNEDHMRTMTTLAAQIAIAIENATLYERVIKQEQRLERDLALARELQFRLLPACCPVLGNAELAAKFIPAQAIGGDLYDFLEYPNDTEGCSKCVGIAIGDVSGKGAAAALYAALVSGFLRSYSAERPSASEMLRMINASLAERHVDAQYVTMVYAIWRDEQSLLHIANSGLPRPIHCRKGKLERIEAVGLPLGLFETVEHDQLTFRGQPGDVFAFFSDGIVDATSPEGEIFGRQRIEEVVAKNWKKTADEIVSAIFQATTEHTAGAAQFDDQTVVVLKVRGTDRSIQKK, encoded by the coding sequence ATGAACTCCACCAATAAAGCCCTGGGCACGACGGAAAGCGTTGAGTCGTTTCTGCTCGACGTGGCAGACGTGGTCAACAGTTCCCTCGACCTTGACACCATCCTGAAGCGCGTGGCCGAGATCATTCGGCGGGTCATCGATTACGAGATTTTCGCCATCTTGCTCGTCAACGAGAAGACTCAGGATCTTCGAATTCGATTTTCCATCGGCCACACCCCGGAGACGGTCGAGCGTACGCGCGTCAAGATTGGTGAAGGCGTAACCGGACAGGCAGTACAGCGTCGCGAGCCCATCGTCGTCAATGACGTCCGCCGCACCAGCGGTTACATCGAGGCGCTGCCCGAAGTCCGGTCGGAAGTTGCGATTCCGCTGATCATCAAAAACCGAGTCATTGGGGTCATTGATATCGAGGCGTCCCAGCCTAATTACTTTACGGAAGAGCATGCGCGACTTCTCACCGTCGTCGCTTCGCGCATCGCGATTGGAATTGAGAACGCCCGCCTTTACACCCGCACTTCCCGTCAAGCCAGGACGCTTCTGCTTCTGAACGAGATCAGTCGTGAACTGACGTCCATCTTGAACGTGGATGAGTTATTGCGACGTGTCGGTGAATTGCTGACCCGCATCATCGATTACCAGATGTTCAGCATCCTGCTCGTGGATGCTACCGGTGAAAAGCTCGTCCATCGATTTTCGATACGCTTCCAGGAAAGCATTCACCTGAAACACGACATCCCCATCGGACAGGGTCTGGTAGGACATGCCGCGTTGCTGAAGGAGCCCGTGCTCGTTCCGGACGTCACCAACGACCCGCGGTATATCAAGCTGAATCCGGAGACTCGCTCCGAGTTGGCCATACCGCTGATCTACAAGGGCAAGGTACTGGGCGTTTTGGACCTGGAGCACACGAAGAAGCGCTTCTTCAATGAAGACCACATGCGGACGATGACCACCCTCGCCGCACAGATAGCCATCGCGATCGAGAACGCCACTTTGTACGAGCGCGTCATTAAGCAGGAGCAACGCCTGGAGCGCGATCTGGCCCTCGCGCGGGAGCTTCAGTTCCGGCTGCTGCCGGCCTGCTGTCCAGTCTTGGGGAATGCCGAACTCGCCGCCAAGTTCATCCCAGCCCAGGCAATAGGCGGTGACCTCTACGACTTCCTTGAATACCCGAACGATACGGAAGGCTGCTCGAAGTGCGTTGGTATTGCGATCGGCGACGTCAGCGGCAAAGGTGCTGCGGCAGCTCTTTATGCGGCTCTGGTGAGCGGATTCCTTCGTTCGTACTCCGCTGAGCGCCCAAGTGCATCCGAGATGCTTCGCATGATCAACGCTTCCCTTGCGGAGCGTCATGTGGACGCCCAGTACGTCACGATGGTGTACGCCATTTGGCGAGACGAGCAGAGCCTGCTGCATATCGCGAACTCAGGATTGCCCCGTCCGATTCATTGCCGAAAAGGCAAGTTGGAGCGGATCGAGGCCGTCGGTCTGCCGCTCGGATTATTCGAGACTGTCGAACACGATCAACTCACTTTTCGCGGTCAGCCCGGCGATGTCTTCGCTTTCTTCAGCGACGGCATTGTGGACGCAACCAGCCCTGAGGGCGAGATCTTCGGCCGCCAGCGAATCGAGGAAGTTGTCGCGAAGAACTGGAAGAAGACCGCAGACGAGATTGTCTCTGCCATCTTCCAGGCGACTACCGAACATACGGCCGGCGCCGCACAGTTCGACGACCAAACCGTGGTCGTCCTCAAAGTAAGAGGTACGGACAGATCCATCCAGAAGAAATGA
- a CDS encoding slipin family protein, translated as MPFGLVTISVAIVVLYLLSCIKILAEYERGVIFNLGRLQGMPKGPGIVLVFAPIQRMVRISLRQEALDVPPQDIITRDNVTLKVNAVIFFRVIDPNRAVVEVSNYLYQTSQFAQTTLRSVLGEVELDELLAHRDKINVRLQTILDEHTDPWGVKVTRVEVKQVDLPETMLRAMARQAEAEREKRAKIIHAEGEFSAAQRLTDAAHQLATEPMTIQLRYLQTLTEIGAEKNTTIVFPIPIDILQGIQSVLKSKVNKPGAQE; from the coding sequence ATGCCTTTCGGACTAGTTACGATTTCCGTCGCCATCGTCGTGCTGTACCTGCTGAGCTGCATCAAGATCCTTGCCGAGTACGAGCGCGGCGTTATTTTCAACCTGGGACGCCTCCAGGGAATGCCCAAGGGCCCCGGCATAGTCCTGGTGTTTGCACCGATCCAGCGCATGGTCCGCATTTCCCTTCGCCAGGAAGCGCTGGATGTTCCTCCGCAGGACATCATCACCCGTGACAACGTTACCCTGAAAGTGAATGCGGTGATCTTCTTCCGGGTGATCGATCCGAACCGCGCGGTGGTGGAAGTTTCTAATTACCTTTACCAGACCTCACAGTTTGCGCAGACGACTCTTCGTTCCGTGCTTGGCGAAGTGGAACTCGACGAATTGCTGGCGCACCGCGACAAGATCAACGTGAGGCTTCAGACGATTCTCGACGAACATACTGACCCGTGGGGCGTGAAGGTCACCCGGGTGGAAGTAAAACAGGTTGACCTACCGGAAACTATGCTCCGCGCCATGGCTCGCCAGGCCGAGGCCGAACGCGAGAAGCGTGCCAAGATCATCCATGCGGAAGGCGAATTCTCCGCGGCACAACGTTTGACCGACGCCGCACACCAGCTCGCCACCGAGCCAATGACCATCCAATTGCGCTATTTGCAGACGCTGACCGAGATTGGCGCTGAAAAGAACACAACCATCGTATTCCCGATACCGATCGATATTCTGCAGGGAATTCAATCCGTGCTGAAAAGCAAGGTCAATAAACCAGGGGCGCAAGAATGA
- a CDS encoding DinB family protein — protein sequence MLSLIRDLYAHQAWADAEMWRFLQSSPAALVDKRVMELLNHIHAVQRFFLSAVQGEPLTREELAVEMPASDLLLSYRQYHLKAESYLGKMREAHLNDKVTVPWFPDFRPTSTEALLQAVMHTVHHRGQILMLARQLGADPKPVDFIIWTAKGRPEPKWDVAASAS from the coding sequence ATGTTGTCGTTGATCAGGGACCTGTACGCACATCAAGCATGGGCCGACGCCGAGATGTGGCGGTTCCTGCAAAGCTCACCCGCTGCTCTGGTCGACAAACGAGTAATGGAACTGCTGAACCACATCCACGCGGTGCAGCGATTTTTCCTTTCGGCCGTGCAAGGTGAACCTCTGACTCGTGAAGAACTTGCGGTCGAAATGCCTGCTTCGGACCTGCTTCTGTCCTATCGGCAGTATCACTTGAAGGCCGAAAGCTATCTGGGCAAAATGCGGGAGGCCCACCTCAACGACAAGGTTACCGTACCCTGGTTTCCGGATTTCCGGCCTACCTCGACCGAGGCGCTCCTTCAGGCCGTCATGCACACCGTCCATCACCGCGGCCAAATCCTGATGCTGGCCCGGCAATTGGGAGCCGACCCAAAGCCGGTGGATTTCATCATCTGGACGGCGAAGGGACGGCCGGAACCCAAGTGGGATGTCGCGGCTTCGGCCAGTTGA
- the deoC gene encoding deoxyribose-phosphate aldolase, with protein MSTTAPSHRDWQSVARLIDHTVLKTDARRAHIEQLCSEARKYNFASVCVQPVWVELAVELLKGSGVMTCTVAGFPQGATLSSVKLFETLAAVRQGAAEVDMVINVGALKDRQLSLVEDEIRALADACHNGKAHLKVIIECCLLTEDEKKLACELALKAEANFVKTSTGMSTGGATVEDIRLMRSVVGSKMGVKAAGGIRTAQGALAMIDAGANRIGASASVAIVQELGAV; from the coding sequence ATGTCCACCACGGCCCCCTCTCATCGCGACTGGCAATCCGTAGCACGCCTTATCGACCACACCGTTCTTAAAACCGACGCCCGCCGTGCTCACATCGAGCAGTTGTGCTCGGAAGCGCGCAAGTACAACTTCGCTTCGGTTTGTGTCCAACCCGTGTGGGTGGAACTTGCAGTCGAGTTACTGAAAGGATCCGGCGTCATGACCTGCACAGTCGCTGGTTTTCCTCAGGGGGCAACGCTGTCTTCCGTGAAACTGTTTGAGACGCTTGCGGCCGTCCGGCAGGGCGCGGCAGAAGTGGATATGGTCATCAATGTGGGGGCTTTGAAGGATCGCCAACTCTCACTGGTGGAAGACGAGATCCGGGCACTTGCCGATGCATGCCATAACGGGAAAGCCCATCTCAAAGTCATCATCGAATGTTGCCTGCTGACCGAGGACGAGAAGAAGCTTGCCTGTGAACTCGCGCTTAAAGCTGAAGCAAATTTCGTAAAGACTTCCACCGGAATGTCGACCGGGGGCGCCACGGTCGAGGATATTCGGCTAATGCGATCTGTCGTTGGGTCGAAAATGGGTGTCAAGGCCGCAGGGGGCATCCGCACCGCCCAGGGCGCTCTAGCCATGATCGATGCAGGCGCAAACCGCATCGGGGCCAGTGCCTCGGTCGCCATTGTGCAGGAACTGGGCGCAGTCTAG
- a CDS encoding nodulation protein NfeD — MPQALRCVFAVVFLMLSHLSWGDVLKITIDGTIHPIAAEFVGRAVDQAKKTNADALLIELRTPGGLESSTRVIVEKIVASPVPVIIYVSPSGSRAASAGFFILQAADIAAMAPGTNTGAAHPVTIGGGKLDDVMQAKITNDSAAFMRSIVAKRGRNIAVAESAVRESKSFTDQEALKEKLIEIVSPNERQLLADLNGRKIKRWDGTEAVLKTTGAVNDFKMTLKQEILTWLMDPNISFIVLAIGLLALYFEFNNPGAVVPGVVGFFFIVLAVFALNILPVRYSAFALIVLAFVFFALEAKFVSHGALTIAGIASLTIGAMLLVDGPIPQMRVQLWTALAVSVPLGLITVFLMALAIRAYRGKVTTGVEGLVGEIGTAQTPLEPEGKVFVHGETWNAVSSSSVKAGEQVRVRRVAGLKIEVEPVAAAATQR; from the coding sequence ATGCCGCAGGCATTACGATGTGTGTTTGCCGTCGTGTTTTTGATGCTCTCCCATCTCTCTTGGGGAGATGTCCTCAAGATCACCATTGATGGGACCATCCACCCTATTGCCGCCGAGTTCGTCGGGCGTGCGGTCGATCAGGCAAAGAAAACGAATGCTGACGCTCTGCTCATCGAGTTACGCACTCCCGGTGGTCTGGAATCTTCCACACGGGTCATAGTCGAGAAGATCGTCGCATCTCCCGTCCCTGTCATCATCTATGTCTCTCCGAGTGGCAGTCGGGCAGCGTCAGCCGGATTCTTCATTCTCCAGGCTGCCGACATCGCCGCCATGGCCCCAGGTACGAACACCGGCGCTGCTCACCCTGTAACCATCGGCGGCGGGAAACTCGATGACGTCATGCAGGCGAAGATTACCAACGATTCCGCCGCTTTCATGCGCTCCATCGTGGCGAAGCGCGGACGAAACATCGCAGTTGCAGAAAGTGCCGTTCGGGAGTCCAAGAGTTTTACCGACCAGGAAGCCCTGAAGGAAAAGCTCATCGAGATCGTCTCGCCGAACGAGCGACAGCTCCTGGCCGACCTCAATGGGCGAAAGATTAAACGGTGGGATGGCACTGAAGCTGTACTGAAGACCACGGGCGCCGTCAACGACTTCAAGATGACCTTGAAGCAGGAGATCCTCACCTGGCTGATGGATCCCAATATCTCGTTCATCGTTCTTGCAATCGGGCTTCTGGCGCTCTACTTCGAGTTCAACAATCCCGGAGCGGTCGTACCCGGCGTCGTGGGATTTTTCTTTATCGTGCTCGCAGTGTTTGCACTGAATATCCTGCCCGTTCGTTACTCGGCATTCGCTCTCATCGTATTGGCATTTGTGTTTTTTGCATTGGAGGCTAAGTTCGTGAGCCATGGAGCGCTGACGATCGCTGGAATTGCTTCTCTGACCATCGGCGCCATGCTTCTGGTAGACGGCCCGATACCGCAGATGCGCGTGCAGCTCTGGACTGCATTAGCCGTGAGTGTTCCACTCGGCCTTATTACGGTATTTCTGATGGCACTCGCAATCCGCGCTTACAGGGGTAAGGTCACGACCGGAGTGGAAGGGTTGGTAGGAGAGATCGGTACAGCTCAAACGCCATTGGAACCGGAAGGCAAGGTTTTCGTCCACGGCGAGACCTGGAATGCAGTCTCCTCCTCTTCCGTGAAGGCGGGCGAGCAGGTACGGGTAAGGCGGGTCGCGGGGCTGAAAATTGAGGTGGAACCCGTGGCGGCCGCCGCTACTCAGCGATAA
- a CDS encoding tetratricopeptide repeat protein: MKPLRLIPLLFFFFYCVAASGQPAVQTVLILPFENQSKAPGLEWIAEAFPEVIGEGMNSRDIYVVPRQDREYAFDRMGVPSSTHLSRQTLYRISEQMDADFVVLGAYNYDGQTFTASAQLLDMKKLYLGPELKESGPLVNMVEIQRSVSWQLLKALGSRHLPAKNVFLEESAPVRLDAFENYIRGIIANGRQERIQRFREAIRVNPSFTRAVFQLAKTYFDNKEYESAASWFSRIPRTHALAGESSFYLGLSEFYSGNYEKSENAFKFLESRFPLAEVNNNLGVVMGRRGKRSELEYLRKAVEVDPNDPDYHFNIGVAYARIFDDNNAVRELKEALRLRPSDAEAKSLLDSITGNPGTSLANSFRQASAQKLPLQRVKRNYDETSFRSLALEIERAAEARLVNTDPKQHAAFHVERGQQFLTQGFDDDARKAFQEAIVLDPTSSEAHTGMAQIYESEGKTEQAVAEANAALRLQPTAAAFLVLARVNLKDNKLDIASEQVTRALALDAKSKEALTLKRTIDEKLAAARN, encoded by the coding sequence TTGAAACCCCTGCGGCTCATACCACTTCTGTTCTTTTTCTTCTATTGCGTGGCTGCGTCCGGCCAACCGGCGGTACAAACCGTTCTGATTTTGCCCTTCGAAAACCAGTCGAAAGCCCCCGGCTTGGAATGGATCGCGGAGGCGTTCCCGGAAGTCATTGGCGAAGGCATGAATTCGCGCGATATCTACGTTGTTCCTCGCCAGGACCGCGAATACGCTTTCGACCGCATGGGCGTGCCGTCCAGTACCCATCTCTCGCGCCAGACTCTCTATCGAATTTCCGAACAGATGGACGCCGACTTCGTCGTCCTTGGCGCTTATAACTACGACGGCCAAACCTTCACCGCATCCGCCCAGTTGCTGGATATGAAGAAGCTGTACCTCGGTCCGGAGTTGAAGGAGAGTGGTCCTCTGGTGAACATGGTCGAAATCCAGCGTTCCGTTAGCTGGCAACTGCTGAAGGCCTTGGGATCGAGGCACTTGCCGGCCAAAAACGTGTTCCTGGAAGAATCTGCTCCGGTGCGTCTCGACGCCTTCGAAAACTACATCCGGGGCATTATCGCCAACGGACGACAGGAACGAATCCAGCGCTTTCGCGAAGCTATTCGCGTCAATCCAAGCTTTACCCGCGCGGTGTTCCAGTTGGCCAAAACCTACTTTGACAATAAGGAATACGAATCAGCCGCCTCCTGGTTCTCTCGCATTCCCAGGACGCACGCTCTCGCCGGCGAATCCAGTTTTTATCTTGGACTCTCCGAGTTTTACAGCGGAAATTACGAGAAGTCAGAGAATGCGTTCAAGTTTTTGGAGAGCCGCTTCCCTCTTGCGGAGGTCAACAATAACCTTGGCGTGGTTATGGGCCGCCGTGGCAAGCGGAGCGAATTGGAATATCTTCGCAAAGCGGTTGAGGTTGACCCCAATGACCCTGATTATCACTTCAACATTGGCGTCGCTTATGCCCGCATTTTCGACGATAACAACGCCGTTCGCGAATTAAAGGAAGCCCTGCGACTGCGTCCATCCGATGCGGAAGCCAAGAGCCTGCTCGATTCTATTACTGGAAATCCGGGTACTTCCCTGGCTAACAGCTTCCGGCAGGCCAGTGCTCAGAAGTTGCCCCTGCAGCGAGTTAAACGCAATTACGACGAGACATCGTTCCGTTCGCTCGCCTTAGAAATCGAGCGCGCAGCGGAGGCGCGGCTTGTAAATACTGATCCGAAGCAACATGCTGCGTTCCACGTCGAGCGAGGACAGCAGTTCCTGACCCAAGGCTTCGATGACGATGCACGCAAGGCTTTTCAGGAAGCGATTGTGCTCGATCCCACTAGTAGCGAAGCGCACACCGGCATGGCACAGATATATGAATCGGAAGGCAAAACCGAGCAGGCGGTCGCCGAGGCCAATGCGGCGCTTCGTCTGCAACCTACAGCCGCCGCTTTCTTAGTGCTCGCCAGGGTGAATTTGAAGGACAATAAGCTCGACATCGCAAGCGAGCAAGTTACTCGAGCCTTGGCGCTTGATGCGAAGAGCAAGGAAGCACTTACGCTCAAACGCACCATAGACGAGAAACTCGCCGCTGCAAGGAACTAA